A DNA window from Helianthus annuus cultivar XRQ/B chromosome 15, HanXRQr2.0-SUNRISE, whole genome shotgun sequence contains the following coding sequences:
- the LOC110894242 gene encoding salicylic acid-binding protein 2, producing MVRTGDQQTHFVLVHGACHGAWCWFKLKPLLEAAGHHVSTFDLAASGTNTQAIQDVATLSDYTKPLLELMATIPPEEKVVLVGHSLGGMNIALAMEKFPEKVSVAVFLTAFMPDSDHNPSYVLDQYNEITPAEAWLDTQFLPYNAATGSEISMCFGPQFLSSNLYQLCSVEDRELAKTLIRPSSLFVKDLKNAERFTKGGFGSVRQVYVVCDEDNAIREGFQRWMIDNNPVDEVKELKRVDHMPMLCDPKQLSVCLLDLAVQYA from the exons ATGGTCCGCACCGGTGATCAACAAACCCACTTCGTCCTTGTACATGGTGCATGCCATGGAGCCTGGTGTTGGTTCAAGCTCAAACCCCTTCTAGAAGCCGCCGGCCACCACGTATCCACCTTTGATCTAGCCGCCTCCGGCACCAATACCCAAGCCATTCAAGATGTGGCTACACTTTCTGACTACACAAAGCCATTGCTTGAGCTCATGGCCACCATTCCGCCTGAGGAGAAGGTTGTGCTGGTGGGTCATAGCCTCGGTGGCATGAACATCGCCCTTGCCATGGAAAAGTTCCCTGAAAAAGTCTCCGTCGCGGTCTTTCTCACCGCTTTCATGCCGGATTCCGATCATAACCCTTCTTATGTTTTGGACCAG TATAATGAAATCACCCCAGCAGAAGCTTGGTTGGACACACAGTTCTTGCCATACAACGCTGCAACTGGTTCTGAAATTTCGATGTGTTTTGGCCCCCAGTTTCTTTCCTCCAACCTCTATCAGCTTTGCTCGGTTGAG GATCGTGAATTAGCGAAAACATTGATCAGGCCTTCGTCGTTATTTGTGAAAGATCTAAAGAACGCAGAACGATTTACAAAAGGAGGATTTGGTTCTGTAAGACAGGTGTATGTCGTTTGTGATGAAGACAACGCGATCAGAGAAGGATTTCAACGATGGATGATTGATAATAATCCGGTCGATGAGGTGAAAGAACTAAAACGCGTTGATCATATGCCGATGTTATGTGACCCAAAGCAACTCAGTGTTTGTCTCCTTGATCTAGCCGTTCAATatgcttag
- the LOC110894243 gene encoding uncharacterized protein LOC110894243 yields the protein MAPYRNVRYWLGDFRRRRALTNKEKFNHAHARLRNVIERAFGVLKARFPILKRTAPFPLVTQRNITIACFALHNFTRKEGLSDELFTEYDQPNVSVHNSQVHVDADEDEVEAHGTASDREYMTQLRDEIAEQLMQNMDTMI from the coding sequence ATGGCTCCATATCGTAATGTGAGGTATTGGCTAGGAGATTTTCGCCGAAGACGTGCATTGACTAATAAAGAGAAATTTAACCATGCTCATGCAAGACTTCGGAACGTAATTGAGCGTGCTTTTGGTGTCTTGAAAGCAAGATTCCCTATTTTGAAAAGGACGGCACCATTTCCATTGGTTACACAAAGGAACATTACCATTGCATGTTTCGCGCTACATAATTTTACAAGGAAAGAGGGTTTGAGCGATGAATTGTTTACAGAATACGATCAACCCAATGTTTCGGTGCATAATAGTCAAGTGCACGTTGATGCTGATGAAGACGAGGTTGAAGCACATGGTACTGCATCGGATCGGGAATATATGACTCAGTTACGAGATGAGATTGCTGAGCAGTTAATGCAAAACATGGATacaatgatttaa